From the Tribolium castaneum strain GA2 chromosome 2, icTriCast1.1, whole genome shotgun sequence genome, one window contains:
- the LOC135265517 gene encoding cytochrome P450 6k1-like, which produces MIFVYLCCFLLFLYYLYRKNYKYWESKGVLTEKPFFIFGSFYDVALRRKHLFHKVREIYDKFSTPYVGIYIFNQPTLVIRSPELLKKVLVKDFDKFINRKVAANESVDPVFFHTLFSAKNDNWRNLRAKISPVFTSGKIKLMFPLMKECGTDLLNYFKKRSGGVIEARNVTKKYAVDIISSCAFGINSYCLKDDNSEIMQIATQLVDFKSFIRSISIFCFFFMPKLVDIFRLTFADKKASEYLMNVFKTTINERRKKTIVRNDLIDMLHNLKENSSSSDFTFDDVKMAAQALSFFSAGNDTTSITITFALYELALNTDIQNRLREEIRKRYEAHGDFTYEAIQEMKYLEMVLCETLRKYPLTIFLNREAVSNYTLEESGLTIDKGTSIMIPVAGLHFDEEYFPNPEKFDPERFSDENKSKIVPYTYMPFGDGPRICIGQRFAMLVSKVALAYILKDFAVEKTDSTTVPMQLDPGAIFLMNKNGVNLRVVEVK; this is translated from the exons atgatttttgtttatttgtgttgtttccTTCTGTTTTTGTACTATCTCTaccgaaaaaattacaaatattggGAATCAAAGGGAGTTCTGACTGAAAAacccttttttatttttggaagttTCTACGATGTGGCCCTTCGAAGAAAACACTTGTTTCACAAAGTTCGAGAAATCTACGACAAGTTTTCAACCCCTTACGTTGGCATCTACATCTTCAACCAACCGACTCTAGTGATCCGAAGTCccgaattattgaaaaaagtgtTAGTGAAAGATTTCGACAAATTTATAAACCGCAAAGTGGCAGCCAACGAATCGGTCGATCCAGTGTTCTTCCACACACTTTTCAGTGCAAAGAACGACAACTGGCGCAATCTCCGTGCAAAAATTTCCCCAGTTTTCACTtcaggaaaaatcaaactgatGTTCCCTTTGATGAAAGAATGCGGAACTGATTTGCTCAACTATTTCAAGAAGCGGAGTGGTGGAGTTATAGAAGCTAGAAATGTGACGAAGAAATATGCCGTAGACATAATATCATCATGTGCTTTTGGCATAAATTCTTATTGTTTGAAAGACGACAACTCTGAAATTATGCAAATTGCAACACAACTCGTTGATTTCAAGTCGTTTATTAGAAGCATCTCAATCTTCTGTTTCTTTTTCATGCCAAAACTAGTCGATATATTTAGACTAACTTTTGCGGACAAGAAAGCTTCCGAATATTTGATGAATGTTTTCAAAACTACTATAAACGAACGTcggaaaaaaacaattgttcgCAACGACCTGATTGATATGCTGCACAATTTAAAGGAAAATAGTAGCAGTTCAGATTTCACCTTTG aCGATGTGAAAATGGCAGCACAAGCTTTGTCTTTCTTTTCTGCTGGAAATGACACGACCTCCATAACAATTACTTTCGCTCTCTACGAACTGGCCTTAAATACTGATATTCAGAACCGACTACGTGAAGAAATTAGGAAACGTTACGAAGCTCATGGTGACTTTACTTACGAAGCTATTCAAGAAATGAAGTACTTGGAAATGGTCCTATGTG aaactCTGAGGAAATATCCTTTGACGATTTTCTTAAATCGTGAAGCTGTCTCCAATTACACGCTTGAAGAGTCTGGACTCACAATAGACAAAGGGACCTCTATCATGATTCCTGTTGCGGGATTACATTTCGACGAAGAGTATTTTCCAAATCCTGAGAAATTCGACCCGGAGCGTTTCAGTGacgaaaataaaagtaaaatagtTCCATACACCTATATGCCGTTTGGAGATGGTCCAAGAATATGTATTG GGCAAAGATTTGCCATGTTAGTGAGCAAAGTTGCTTTGGCTTACATTCTTAAAGATTTTGCCGTCGAAAAAACAGATTCTACTACCGTTCCAATGCAGTTGGACCCGGGggctatatttttaatgaataaaaatggaGTAAATTTAAGAGTAGTTGAAGTGAAATAa
- the LOC103312175 gene encoding uncharacterized protein LOC103312175, which produces MTANIVSPELLQYPQDDVLRLLRFWCCDIFQYKLMKFVIFVMLVANTVLMVLQGYHFLINFNSLYFISYSPYWFGSFFIILSLTSCLTLPTIGPEALQSMDLWKIQPMKRIKFQTELIRAYTTINTVISLIAGLAHTFPSKNAEKICYVYRIIGIYVPKWKTELCWMYKASYIVMALALPATCNQLVYGASHIRFQIYMLLDSIKSNLVKEFGDDLKLSNDKDFQEEITKKIIFSDNRFSMIHKSIQTVNRRTSVYILLYAIMGGVLGISILMFYFKFSGTLLISDYLHAGTLAIAAVSTFMATITSGQTLENLTEELLVTWSSIPWYLLNKRNKQIYLMVMVHFVKSLSFQFTENMAINYNLGAAIGKMIYSMLSLLTQMSHKDTDTLYRQ; this is translated from the exons ATGACTGCTAACATTGTCAGTCCTGAATTATTACAATATCCTCAAG ATGATGTTTTGAGGTTACTCCGATTCTGGTGTTGTGACATTTTCCAATACAAACTAATGAAGTTTGTAATATTTGTGATGTTGGTGGCCAACACAGTGCTTATGGTACTTCAAGGATATCATTTTCTCATCAATTTCAACAGCCTTTACTTCATATCGTATTCGCCTTACTGGTTTGgatcatttttt ATCATTCTTTCACTTACATCATGTTTAACTTTACCCACCATTGGACCTGAAGCGCTCCAGTCAATGGACCTGTGGAAAATACAACCAATGAAGCGAATCAAATTTCAAACAGAGTTGATCAGAGCTTACACCACTATTAACACAGTCATTTCATTAATTGCTGGTCTTGCTCACACTTTTCCatcaaaaaatgcagaaaaaatatgttatgtGTACAGAATTATTGGGATTTATGTACCAAAGTGGAAAACTGAGCTTTGCTGGATGTATAAAGCGAGCTATATTGTTATGGCACTTGCACTACCAGCAACCTGCAACCAATTAGTGTATGGGGCATCTCATATAAGATTTCAAATCTATATGCTTTTAGACTCGATTAAGAGCAACTTAGTCAAGGAATTTGGCGATGatttgaaattatcaaacGACAAGGACTTTCAAgaagaaatcacaaaaaagattatttttagtGATAATCGTTTTTCGATGATACACAA GTCAATTCAAACGGTTAATCGGAGAACAAGTGTTTACATATTGTTGTATGCCATTATGGGAGGAGTACTTGGTATAAGTATCctcatgttttattttaag TTTTCTGGTACTCTACTAATAAGTGACTACCTTCATGCTGGTACTTTGGCAATAGCAGCAGTTAGTACATTTATGGCAACAATAACATCTGGCCAAACGCTTGAGAATCTT ACAGAAGAACTTTTAGTTACGTGGTCTTCGATCCCTTGGTATCTCTTAAACAAACggaataaacaaatttatctCATGGTTATGGTACATTTTGTCAAATCATTGAGTTTTCAATTTACCGAAAATatggcaataaattataatcTAGGGGCAGCT attggaaaaatgatatattCGATGCTATCACTTCTTACACAGATGAGTCACAAGGATACAGATACGCTATACAGACAATGA
- the LOC103314671 gene encoding uncharacterized protein LOC103314671 codes for MLLRKNIFLVKPQNQQPEAIKSTTTLQRGGGAEEVPNYQNPQPSTSRQNDVFNDNELAELFRILDESIALQNGEGGAGDGGELLQIVRNNQAVVTTPQQNEMC; via the exons ATGTTAttacgaaaaaatatatttttagtaaaaccGCAAAACCAGCAACCTGAAGCTATTAAGTCGACTACAACAT TGCAAAGAGGCGGTGGAGCCGAGGAAGTACCAAACTATCAAAATCCTCAACCGTCGACATCACGACAAAACG atgTATTCAATGACAATGAGTTAGCTGAATTATTCAGAATACTGGATGAGTCAATAGCAT TGCAAAATGGTGAAGGCGGTGCTGGAGACGGTGGAGAATTACTCCAAATTGTGAGAAATAACCAGGCAGTAGTAACGACTCCTCAACAAAACG AAATGTGTTGA